A single window of Providencia alcalifaciens DNA harbors:
- a CDS encoding LysE family translocator: MYQTSIMVATIAALGMISPGPDFFLIIKNAARYQRSAAMMTALGIIVAIALHMSYCVAGLAVLITTTPWLFNILKYAGAAYLIWIGIKSLMPQKASKMDLTASQHEHVTFKKAFMQGFLCNVLNPKATLFFLAIFTQVLNVDSTFSEKLWFAFIIWGLAVIYWPILVCLIQSAPVRKGLAKVQKYVDKVLGVVLVAFGIRVALS, from the coding sequence CCAGATTTCTTTTTAATTATCAAGAATGCAGCGCGTTACCAACGTTCCGCAGCCATGATGACCGCCCTCGGTATTATCGTTGCTATTGCACTTCATATGTCTTACTGCGTAGCAGGGCTTGCCGTGTTGATTACCACAACACCATGGTTATTTAACATTCTTAAATATGCAGGAGCGGCTTATTTAATCTGGATTGGGATTAAAAGCCTAATGCCGCAAAAAGCATCAAAAATGGACTTAACAGCCAGTCAACATGAGCATGTCACATTCAAAAAAGCGTTCATGCAAGGTTTCTTGTGTAATGTCTTAAATCCTAAAGCAACTTTATTCTTCTTAGCTATTTTTACTCAAGTGCTTAATGTGGATTCTACATTCTCAGAAAAGCTTTGGTTTGCCTTTATTATCTGGGGTCTGGCGGTGATTTACTGGCCAATTTTAGTGTGCTTAATTCAAAGTGCGCCCGTTAGAAAAGGGCTAGCGAAAGTACAAAAATATGTGGATAAAGTCCTTGGCGTAGTGCTAGTGGCATTCGGTATACGCGTAGCATTAAGCTAA